One segment of Lachancea thermotolerans CBS 6340 chromosome E complete sequence DNA contains the following:
- the RPL2A gene encoding 60S ribosomal protein uL2 (highly similar to uniprot|P05736 Saccharomyces cerevisiae YIL018w RPL5A and highly similar to uniprot|P05736 Saccharomyces cerevisiae YFR031ca RPL5B Protein component of the large (60S) ribosomal subunit): protein MGRVIRNQRKGAGSIFTSHTRLRQGAAKLRTLDFAERHGYIRGVVKQIVHDAGRGAPLAKVVFRDPYKYKLREETFIANEGVHTGQFIYAGAKASLNVGNILPLGSVPEGTIVSNVEEKPGDRGALARASGNYVIVIGHNPDENKTRVRLPSGAKKIINSSARGVIGVVAGGGRVDKPLLKAGRAFHKYRVKRNSWPKTRGVAMNPVDHPHGGGNHQHIGKASTISRGAVPGQKVGLIAARRTGLLRGSQKTQD from the exons ATGG GTAGAGTTATTCGTAACCAAAGAAAGGGTGCTGGTTCTATCTTCACCTCCCACACCAGATTGAGACAAGGTGCTGCCAAGTTGAGAACTTTGGACTTCGCCGAGCGTCATGGTTACATCCGTGGTGTCGTGAAGCAGATCGTTCACGACGCTGGTAGAGGTGCCCCATTGGCTAAGGTTGTCTTCCGTGACCCATACAAGTACAAGTTGCGTGAGGAGACCTTCATCGCCAACGAGGGTGTGCACACTGGTCAGTTCATCTACGCCGGTGCTAAGGCCTCTTTGAACGTCGGTAACATCTTGCCTTTGGGTTCCGTTCCAGAAGGTACCATTGTCTCCAACGTCGAGGAGAAGCCTGGTGACAGAGGTGCTTTGGCCAGAGCCTCCGGTAACTACGTTATCGTCATCGGCCACAACCCAGACGAGAACAAGACCAGAGTCAGACTTCCTTCTGGTGCCAAGAAGATCATCAACTCCTCTGCTAGAGGTGTCATCGGTGTCGTCGCTGGTGGTGGTAGAGTTGACAAGCCTTTGCTGAAGGCTGGCCGTGCTTTCCACAAGTACAGAGTCAAGAGAAACTCTTGGCCAAAGACCCGTGGTGTTGCCATGAACCCTGTTGACCACCCTCACGGTGGTGGTAACCATCAACATATTGGTAAGGCTTCTACCATCTCTAGAGGCGCTGTTCCAGGTCAAAAGGTTGGTTTGATCGCCGCCAGAAGAACTGGTTTGTTGCGTGGTTCTCAAAAGACCCAAGATTAG
- the RRT5 gene encoding Rrt5p (weakly similar to uniprot|P43607 Saccharomyces cerevisiae YFR032C Hypothetical ORF) has product MSPTQPNPAAALSGSAEPQTKRIYISNLDFSTTEEELEQFLQEFRVVSVLIPSQTVRGFRNSTVRPLGIGYADFASAADALQAVENLNGKQLRERTLKIKMYVPYSPRARAERRKEKRKVPAPQAEENPDAAPQDAQQPQPPAPAEEPTSKDTVYCAYLPSKVTDVELREFFADYQPQDIYVYRTNGSRRKVYFHRRFTAALVTLGGEAELANAIETLGTRRLMGKKITLRPARLSKVEEVQHAAARKLELEQIQQQTRQIAEHAMAMEEHRQQEAEIPAAETPDDVAATA; this is encoded by the coding sequence ATGAGCCCTACGCAACCAAACCCCGCAGCCGCCTTGAGCGGTTCCGCCGAACCCCAGACCAAGCGGATATATATATCCAACTTAGATTTTAGCACCAcggaagaagagctggagcagtTCTTGCAGGAGTTTCGTGTTGTTTCTGTACTGATTCCTAGCCAGACCGTGCGTGGATTTCGGAACAGCACAGTACGTCCATTGGGAATTGGCTATGCAGACTTCGCATCCGCCGCAGACGCGCTTCAAGCGGTAGAAAACCTCAACGGCAAACAGCTTCGGGAGCGCACGCTGAAGATTAAAATGTACGTCCCATACTCGCCTCGTGCCCGCGCTGAGCGCAGGAAGGAGAAACGCAAGGTGCCGGCTCCGCAGGCGGAAGAAAACCCAGATGCGGCGCCTCAAGACGCGCAGCAGCCACAACCTCCCGCCCCTGCAGAAGAGCCAACGTCGAAGGATACTGTCTACTGTGCGTATTTGCCCTCCAAGGTCACAGACGTGGAACTGCGCGAGTTTTTTGCGGACTACCAACCGCAGGACATCTACGTCTACAGAACCAACGGCTCGCGACGCAAAGTGTACTTCCACCGCCGCTTCACAGCAGCACTTGTGACGCTTGGCGGGGAGGCCGAGCTTGCCAACGCGATTGAGACTCTGGGGACCCGTCGTTTGATGGGTAAGAAAATAACTCTGAGGCCTGCGCGGCTGTCCAAGGTTGAGGAGGTTCAGCATGCAGCTGCGagaaagcttgagctcGAGCAGATTCAACAGCAAACGCGGCAAATCGCCGAGCACGCAATGGCCATGGAGGAACATCGCCAGCAAGAGGCAGAGATCCCCGCTGCGGAAACGCCCGACGACGTGGCCGCCACGGCGTAG
- the RPL29 gene encoding 60S ribosomal protein eL29 (highly similar to uniprot|P05747 Saccharomyces cerevisiae YFR032C-A RPL29 Protein component of the large (60S) ribosomal subunit) has protein sequence MSKSKNHTAHNQSRKAHRNGIKKPKTYKYPSLKGVDAKFRRNHKHALHGTAKALAAKRAEKK, from the coding sequence ATGTCCAAGTCCAAGAACCATACCGCTCACAACCAATCTAGAAAGGCTCACAGAAACGGCATCAAGAAGCCTAAGACCTACAAGTACCCATCCTTGAAGGGTGTTGACGCCAAGTTCAGAAGAAACCACAAGCACGCCTTGCACGGTACCGCCAAGGCCTTGGCCGCCAAGCGTGCCGAGAAGAAATAA
- the QCR6 gene encoding ubiquinol--cytochrome-c reductase subunit 6 (weakly similar to uniprot|P00127 Saccharomyces cerevisiae YFR033C QCR6 ubiquinol-cytochrome c oxidoreductase subunit 6 (17 kDa)), producing MISSITEFLEEVKDAFVPTVAKAEEQAEESTDDDKSENDDKPEDDGEAAEGEAADAESADADAEAEGESDGDEGEDEDEDEDEDEDEDEDEDEEEQVDQMDALREECKNKEEAKPLVHHYMECVERVHKAQEDPGYADSEHKEDCVEEFFHLQHYIDGCVSPTLFDRLK from the coding sequence ATGATTAGCAGCATTACCGAATTTTTGGAGGAGGTGAAGGACGCGTTTGTGCCTACGGTCGCCAAGGCCGAGGAGCAGGCAGAGGAGTCCACGGACGACGACAAATCCGAGAACGATGACAAGCCAGAGGACGACGGCGAGGCCGCCGAGGGCGAGGCCGCCGATGCTGAGAGCGCTGACGCCGATGCTGAGGCTGAAGGCGAGAgcgacggcgacgagggtgaggacgaggacgaggacgaggacgaagacgaggacgaagatgaggacgaggacgaggaggagcAGGTCGACCAGATGGATGCGCTGAGAGAGGAgtgcaaaaacaaagaggAGGCCAAGCCCCTCGTCCACCACTACATGGAATGTGTGGAGAGAGTGCACAAGGCGCAGGAGGACCCAGGCTACGCGGACTCCGAGCACAAGGAGGACTGTGTGGAGGAGTTCTTCCACTTGCAGCACTACATCGATGGCTGTGTCTCGCCTACGCTTTTCGACCGCTTGAAGTAA
- the FAF1 gene encoding Faf1p (similar to uniprot|P40546 Saccharomyces cerevisiae YIL019W FAF1 Protein required for pre-rRNA processing and 40S ribosomal subunit assembly) has product MSDDDYAKQLEIQRKAFEAQFGSLEAMGFEDKTKNETQENSSSVESQESEQEDGDNSSDEAESDASFHGFSDDESSAKQKAAHGASRAPRVIKFGGVTDAYVPPSKKEQKLLRLGKAPVRKESESEEDGRSGARHGGSDGEGNVEAENLHNDLELQRFLKESHLLSAFGSTPSGADLTLQTMDNVEYKDDAVFGKARARTLEMRLQNLSSANGRSRKLEKVPMNIRKGMVQKHTKRIQQHEREARDAGVVLSKVKKGEFRKIDRTYRNDIERRIGSGQSAVDPQRIKHRQRGLQVNSVGRSTRNGLIISSQEIKAITGSSGPKRAGGSKHKRRR; this is encoded by the coding sequence ATGTCGGACGATGACTACGCCAAGCAGTTGGAGATCCAGCGGaaggcttttgaagctcagtTTGGGTCTTTGGAGGCCATGGGCTTCGAAGACAAAACGAAGAACGAGACACAAGAAAATTCATCCAGCGTCGAGTCGCAGGAGTCCGAGCAGGAGGACGGAGACAACTCGAGCGACGAGGCTGAAAGTGATGCGAGCTTCCACGGTTTTTCTGACGACGAAAGCTCtgcaaaacaaaaagcagcgCACGGCGCCAGCCGCGCTCCCAGGGTGATAAAGTTCGGCGGGGTGACCGACGCCTACGTACCGccaagcaagaaggagcagaagctgctgcggcTGGGGAAAGCGCCTGTACGGAAAGAGTCTGAGTCGGAGGAGGACGGGCGCTCTGGCGCGCGCCACGGCGGCAGCGACGGCGAAGGAAACGTCGAGGCCGAGAATTTGCACAACGACTTGGAGCTGCAGCGGTTCCTGAAGGAGTCGCATCTGCTGAGCGCGTTCGGCAGCACGCCCAGCGGTGCGGACCTTACGCTGCAGACTATGGACAACGTGGAGTACAAGGACGACGCGGTGTTCGGAAaggcgcgcgcgcgcaccCTCGAGATGCGCTTGCAGAACCTCTCCTCCGCGAACGGCCGCTCAcgcaagctggaaaaggtGCCCATGAACATTCGCAAGGGCATGGTCCAGAAACACACCAAGCGGATCCAGCAGCACGAGCGCGAAGCGCGCGACGCAGGTGTTGTCCTGTCCAAGGTTAAAAAGGGCGAATTCCGCAAGATCGACCGCACCTACCGCAACGATATCGAGCGCCGCATAGGCAGCGGCCAATCTGCCGTCGATCCGCAGCGCATCAAGCACCGCCAACGCGGGCTTCAAGTCAACTCCGTGGGCAGGTCTACGAGGAATGGCCTAATAATTAGCTCCCAAGAGATAAAGGCTATCACTGGCAGCTCGGGGCCCAAGCGCGCCGGTGGGTCCAAGCACAAGCGTCGTCGCTAG
- the PHO4 gene encoding phosphate-sensing transcription factor PHO4 (some similarities with uniprot|P07270 Saccharomyces cerevisiae YFR034C PHO4 Basic helix-loop- helix (bHLH) transcription factor binds cooperatively with Pho2p to the PHO5 promoter function is regulated by phosphorylation at multiple sites and by phosphate availability): MNEAESFDSKSILDQVDQYLSDQSVRQGEQPGAAPFQELSFHALPHGHEHNQDAEHGSEKGREHGHSFSQGDHSAHLGHGFQLELEVATHSHVRPDMVFSPVISPVVAPQHPSHTPFLRSQASGMSGGASTKPSFSPLSSPAIDAQFPEYPGAKRGSSSSSSRGKKTPLSTPALTATTFSNSSGSKVAKNSPQLSSRRSALSKRKSAATNWDDMFKLPDSSIPPPSVPLFGSAQQQQQQQQQQQQQQPQNTSHLHTHSLSESADDTVSGSCSSASSVRARASGTPALPSRDPDGAGHNDFNVTPATLMNYPKIILPSNSRDVGSHAQSPVRDQSTYAHSGNGHVIMATDSPVIQAKNPNLPLSRHASNTSIPTRSTPELRPVRKSSKSSLVDSGPDPDEDEQAKKEVHKAAEQGRRNRLNTALAELHTLVPAEMKEAVLIPSKATTVEMACTYIRQLIQRVEELQR; this comes from the coding sequence ATGAACGAAGCCGAGTCCTTCGATTCTAAGAGCATTCTGGATCAGGTCGACCAGTATTTGAGTGACCAGAGCGTGCGCCAGGGCGAACAGCCGGGGGCCGCGCCGTTCCAGGAGCTGAGCTTTCACGCGTTGCCACACGGGCACGAGCACAACCAGGACGCGGAGCACGGTTCCGAGAAGGGCCGGGAGCACGGACATAGTTTCAGCCAAGGGGACCACAGCGCGCACCTGGGCCATGGATTCCAGCTCGAGCTCGAGGTCGCGACGCACTCTCACGTGCGCCCTGACATGGTGTTCTCGCCGGTCATATCGCCTGTGGTGGCTCCCCAGCACCCCTCCCACACGCCATTTTTGCGCTCACAGGCTTCCGGCATGAGCGGTGGCGCGAGTACTAAGCCGTCGTTCTCGCCGCTATCCTCTCCAGCGATCGACGCGCAATTTCCGGAGTATCCGGGCGCGAAACGCGGGTCAtcctcctcatcttcgAGGGGCAAAAAAACGCCATTGTCCACGCCTGCGCTGACGGCCACCACTTTCAGTAACTCTTCCGGCTCGAAGGTCGCGAAAAACAGCCCACAGCTCTCGAGCCGCAGGTCTGCTCTGAGCAAACGTAAAAGCGCTGCGACCAACTGGGACGACATGTTCAAGCTGCCCGACAGTAGTATCCCACCGCCATCCGTGCCgctttttggaagcgcccaacagcagcagcagcagcagcagcaacagcaacagcaacagcctCAGAATACCTCTCACTTGCACACTCATTCGCTATCGGAGTCTGCAGATGACACAGTTTCTGGTTCGTGTTCGAGCGCGTCCTCAGTTCGTGCGCGTGCGTCTGGTACGCCGGCGCTGCCATCAAGGGACCCCGACGGAGCAGGGCACAACGACTTCAATGTGACGCCCGCGACCCTAATGAACTACCCCAAGATTATTCTGCCGTCCAATTCCCGCGACGTCGGTTCACACGCGCAGTCGCCGGTACGAGACCAGTCGACTTACGCGCATTCAGGCAACGGCCACGTAATCATGGCGACTGACTCGCCTGTCATCCAAGCGAAGAACCCGAACCTGCCGCTGTCGCGTCACGCTAGCAACACATCAATACCTACACGCTCCACGCCCGAGCTGCGACCCGTTCGTAAGAGCAGCAAGTCGTCACTCGTCGACAGCGGGCCGGACCCAGACGAAGACGAACAGGCCAAAAAGGAGGTTCACAAAGCGGCCGAACAGGGCCGCCGGAACCGTCTCAACACAGCGCTCGCAGAGCTCCATACTCTCGTGCCCGCAGAAATGAAAGAAGCGGTGCTTATTCCGTCGAAAGCGACGACGGTGGAGATGGCCTGCACTTATATTCGGCAGCTAATCCAACGGGTAGAGGAGCTTCAGCGGTAA